From Solanum stenotomum isolate F172 chromosome 2, ASM1918654v1, whole genome shotgun sequence:
TGCCTTCATTCTATTCCATGGGTTTTCACAATGTTCAACTGCTTTTCTGCATTCTTCTTTGTAATAGAAGTTGGAATAAACACCGACTCCATTTCCAATTTTGTTGAAGATGCTAGCTACTTCTTTGTCCTCTCCTATCCAGTTCTCTATGATTCCTTTCTGGCGAAGCAAATTCACATCTTTATCTGAGTCAATAAGataatccatgaaagttgcaaaaTCACTGAAATATTTTGGTTGTACATCAATTGATTGTTGCTCATAAGCAATGAGATTTCGCAGGAGGATTTctgtatcatcttcaacttgAAAACAAGGTATTGTCATCAATCCATTCTCGAACTTTATATTgtcaaataaatttgtattatcCCTATGGTTGTCTTCTTTAACGAAGCTAATTCCAGCTTCAAAAAGCTCTGTTGCATTTGGCATGACCGTATGACATGTTATGCCATCTTTTGAGTTTTTCATGGGATTCCCATAACATGAAAATATGTGTACTACATGAAGTAAATGTTTGATATTTTCTGCATTACATTCTATCTCTCCAAAGGATTCGGGGGTCATTTTTGACAAGTCAATGAAAAAAGTAAACGAAGTAATTGCCAGTATTGGCAATGGTAAATCATCATCTTGCTTTGTCATGTAATGAAGCTTGTTGAGGACAAAGAAAGGAAGTTGGTTTTCTAGTAAGATCAAGTCTCTAAATATGTAACTATCTTTAATATTGATAATATCTTCTTCTCCTTGTAGACACATTTCACAGTACTCTCGAATAAACTCAACCACAAAACAACCATCAAGCAATAACATTTGACAAAATTGACTATCGTTACCAAGCTCGTCTATATCTTCATAACACTTTATTGCTTCCTCCTTTAGTTCCTTCAATTCATTGATGCAACTTTCCACATCAAGCCCCTCTTTTCGTTGAAGAAACCTTTGTAGGTACAATAGTTTGTACTTTTTCATTGAGCGAAGTTGAGGATTTTTCTTATGGTAAGGACCAATAGAGATCATCTTTGGTGTATAAGCATCTGGATTTGATTCACGTAGCCCTACATTTACTTTGAATATGGTACATGATTCAATTGATGAATTGTCCAAATTCTCAAACATTTCATCAAAGATTTGATTTACAGATTTCTTTGTTTGTGACCATAATGGATCTTGACCATTTGTCTCCTTTATGTCGATTAAATGATCAACTTTCCTCCATTCTTCTATCTATAATAAGACTCATTGTTAAAATTTAACACATTCACACGATGAATATTATAAAGATCGATGCATATGATAAAGCCATGACTAGTGAATGTGTTAGGACCATGAGATAGACCTAAAATTACATCGaagaaaatggatttttttttttaatatagttgAGAGAGACCTCATCATTTTCAGTTTGAGGAAGTAGTGGAATTTGATCATCTATTGAGGTCATCTCAATGGAGTGTGCCATccctttttcttcaactctaattCCTACATAAGATATGCATCCCAAATTAATGGCAATTTGAGCGAGTATTAGATAATATAACGACATTTATATTATTGCTGTCAAATAATTGTCGCAAAATCCTTTGcgtaaaacttttaaaaattacctTATTTTGTTGTTCATAAATTGAAAATGGACTAGTTGGAGTGTACTTGAGTTTCTTCAGGAATTAAGTATAAGAGATGGAGAATATAAACTTCTATATGAGtactatttataaatattactaACATGAAATAATGTACATTTGAGAAAAGTATCatagaataaattaaataaagctTTGGTATCATAGAATAAAGTGTAATGACATTACATTTAAGAAACATATCATAGAATAACACTTTTAAGTGTGTGTTGAAGCCAccatttttctcttttggtttttaacgcttgataaataaattgaatatatatatatatatatatatatatatatatatatatatgtgtgtgtgaaAGTATTTGTATAAAATCTAAGCAACCACTATTTAGGTCGGCTTGGGGCTAGAGATGGGAGAGTGTAGGGATGAGCACTATGGGGTTAGCTGGTAGTGTGTGTTGGAGGGTAGATATTAGACCGTTATTAAACAAtaactaaattatattttatatttttttaataggcGAAAAATGAGCTAAAACGGGGGAATATTGCATAGTTTTCTTTAGGATTGGgcataaaatattgaaaactgAATTACCGATCGAACCAATAGCGACCATCTTTGATGTATATACAGCTGGATTTGATTCATGTTGCCACACATTTACTTTGAATATGGTACACGATTGAATAGATGAATTGTCTAAATTTTCAaacatttcatcaattcttTCCTTTATGTCGACTAAATGATCCACTTTCCTCCCTTCTTCTATCTGTAATAGAAAAGagtaagaaattttaaaacgtTTATTAGAAACAAAGGGCAAATATACTCCTCAACTTTGTGATCTAGGTTGGATATATCTTTCGTTAAAAAAGTGTTGCATATATATATCTTTGTCGTTTAACAATTAATGGTGCATATATATCCTTTTTGTCAACAAGATGAATTAACAAACTAATCtaaaacaaatttatatatatatatatatatatagttgagaGAGATCTCATCTTTTTCAGTTTGAAGAAAGCAGTGTAATTTAGTTTGTCTATTGATGTAATGTCAATGGAGTGTGtcatccttctttcttcaactctaattcctaccaaaaaaatcaatttatttgttttttaaaaaaaaaatttaatttatgtattattaatataatcattgcataattaatttgaaaggAGAAGACAAAgcaaaaaggaaattaattttaattttcgtGTTCAATTACTAGCTTTATGAAAGAATTCTATATACATGTATTGTCATAACATCTAAAAAATAAACTAggatctttaaaaaaataaagagtccAGGAAGGAATATATACATAATGGcctaatatataaataagtatataaacAATGCAACATGAGGTAGCAAATTAAGcataaattaatacaatataaagGGTGCATGTGTTAAAGCTATAGtgcaatatatataatgtataaaacatttaaaaataattacctccttgatttataaattgaaaatggaCTTGTTGGAGTGTACTTGAGTTTCTTCTTAAATTCTTCTTTGCTCAACTTCTATGAAGGTGAAGaatgtaaaattatatatgactatatataaatttttctttgGGTTTGCAAGCCTACCTATATAACTAACATGAAATAATGTATCTTTTGAGAAAGGTATCATAGAATATATAAAGCTTTAGTATCATagatgtaacatctcgcaactagaaagaagtttaaaatctgaaaatagtattttggaaagtataaggaaatctggaaaatttcaaataagtgaaagttgagtttttggtcaacttcagacGGCCATAACtactagctcaggatgagttaggtgtagttccagatatggttgggaAGATCTTGGAATGGTCTTTCCAATGCCgttgagtttgcgcgattccgagtttgcATGagcaagttatgccctttggaatttgggctgttggattaaggaaatgtccaatccggaattttaaagggtattttagtcttttcactaccctattattttagtccgattttaggagtttaataagGGTCAAGACTGAACTTAGTCAGTTATAGAAGATCAGAAttttcacgctagggctaaggagaaaggagaagagaaaagaggaagaagaaaagggcAATTTCAGCAAGAACATTGGTGTTTTCGCTAAGGATTTGCTTTGATCAGATATGTGAGGTTCTCATAATGTTGGGATCATTCTCCCACGTTCTAGtcatatttatttcagtttggattcttcctaaaagcatttgaatattgatgatcttgatacctattcttgaaattatatattgttcttgaatttgactgagTTGGGAAGTTTCTGAGTTCGTTATGTCGCATTATAAGGTCGtttcgagttaggttcttaggtacatgtGCTGAGTATTTGTATCtaaaagtaattcaagaaaaagaatcaagtttgggtgaattgggactagaaaacgaagaagaaatttcatcTGACGAAATTTGATAGTGCTTGCGCGTCGCGCTCTTGGTCccagattttgaaaatttatatattattaatataattcattgcagaatttaatttgaaaagaaaagacaaagcaaaaaggaaattaatttcaattttcgtGTTAAATTACTATCTTTATGAAAGAATTCTATATACATGTCTTGTCATAACATCTAAAAAATAAACTAggatctttaaaaaaataaaaagtccaGGAAGGAATATATACATAATGGcctaatatataaataagtatataaataaTGTAACATGAGGTAACAAATTAAGcataaattaatacaatataaatgGTGCATGTGTTAAAGCTGAGGtgcaatatatataatgtataaaatatttaaaaaaattacctctttgatttataaattgaaaatgaagTTGTTGGAGTGTACTTGAGTTTCTTCTTAAATTCTTCTTTGTTCAACTTTTATGAAGGTGAAGAATGAGAGATGgagaatataaaattatatatgattatatataaatttttctttgGGTGATTGCAAGCCTACCTATATTACTAACATGAAATAATGTATCTTTTGAGAAAAGTATCATAGAATATATAAAGCTTTATATCATAGAATAAAGTGTAATGACATTTACATTTAAGATAACATATCATAGAATAACACTTTATGTGTCTTGAAGCCACCACTTATTCTACAATTTGATATCAAGTTTTTTTGAAGGACACTTTTAGGGTATGTTCATACGATGCATAAAGACgttgtttattttgaaaaatgagtgtttcttattcattttttaataatattcgATAAAGGCCAAAAGGTTAAAAGTACTCTTAAACTATTGGAAATGAATCAAATACACCATTCGTATGATTTTGGGGTAAAATTTATCTTTACCGTTACTAGTTACTCACTTTTATCCCTAAAAACTAACAACCactttctatatttatttattatttacacCCCATATTCTACTTGACATATTTAAGATTATAAGATTTAGTAACTGAATGAAAGACGTGCAAAATTTTTTCTTAGTGTTAAATATgtgtaaaattaaatatacacttataataagTAACATAATGTTTTGATAAGGAATGCCCATTGAACCACGTCTTTCACCTAAGGTGCTCCGCCCATGCAGGGCCGGCTCTATGTATACAAAAATAAGGCattggccttaggcccccaattttagggggcctcaattttttaccaagaat
This genomic window contains:
- the LOC125856759 gene encoding putative UPF0481 protein At3g02645 encodes the protein MAHSIEMTSIDDQIPLLPQTENDEIEEWRKVDHLIDIKETNGQDPLWSQTKKSVNQIFDEMFENLDNSSIESCTIFKVNVGLRESNPDAYTPKMISIGPYHKKNPQLRSMKKYKLLYLQRFLQRKEGLDVESCINELKELKEEAIKCYEDIDELGNDSQFCQMLLLDGCFVVEFIREYCEMCLQGEEDIINIKDSYIFRDLILLENQLPFFVLNKLHYMTKQDDDLPLPILAITSFTFFIDLSKMTPESFGEIECNAENIKHLLHVVHIFSCYGNPMKNSKDGITCHTVMPNATELFEAGISFVKEDNHRDNTNLFDNIKFENGLMTIPCFQVEDDTEILLRNLIAYEQQSIDVQPKYFSDFATFMDYLIDSDKDVNLLRQKGIIENWIGEDKEVASIFNKIGNGVGVYSNFYYKEECRKAVEHCENPWNRMKANLKHNYFSNPWVGASTVAAIILLILTTIQTILAFTGSIKK